A genomic stretch from Acidobacteriota bacterium includes:
- a CDS encoding Gfo/Idh/MocA family oxidoreductase, which translates to MSDPLRIAFLGCGFITRVHSRQLSSLRDVVVCGYASRDAARADDYCRRFQGTRHYGGYEQAIEDPRVDAVVIAVPPRFHLELALGALAAGKHVLVEKPAFLRMDDYRAVLEARNRAGRVVLVGENDHYKPLAVRLRRLLAAGAIGDMVFAHFTTIAKKFKTAGDWRNDETMAGGDAFFEEGIHWLHLAGSLGPKITSIQGFRPAISREGPDIRAKSMMVAFRYDNEAVGALFYSREVPSLLRGLRLSKLFGRKGIITFESNGAFILVRGEGWPRLLFPGFRDIRGYRAMYRDLASAIAERRAPQMSLERAIEDQQLMDQVYATVV; encoded by the coding sequence ATGTCGGACCCTCTGCGCATAGCCTTTCTCGGCTGCGGATTCATCACGCGCGTTCACAGCCGGCAGCTGTCGTCGCTGCGCGACGTGGTGGTCTGCGGCTACGCGAGCCGCGATGCCGCCAGGGCGGATGACTACTGCCGGCGTTTCCAGGGCACCAGGCACTACGGGGGATACGAGCAGGCCATCGAGGATCCCCGGGTGGACGCCGTGGTCATCGCCGTGCCGCCGCGCTTCCATCTCGAACTGGCGCTCGGCGCGCTCGCGGCGGGCAAACACGTGCTGGTCGAAAAGCCGGCGTTCCTGCGGATGGACGACTACCGCGCGGTGCTCGAGGCGAGGAACCGCGCCGGCAGGGTCGTGCTCGTCGGCGAAAACGATCACTACAAGCCGCTCGCCGTCAGGCTGCGCCGCCTGCTCGCCGCGGGGGCCATCGGCGACATGGTCTTCGCGCACTTCACGACGATCGCGAAGAAGTTCAAGACGGCCGGCGACTGGCGCAACGATGAAACGATGGCGGGCGGCGATGCCTTCTTCGAGGAAGGGATCCACTGGCTCCACCTCGCGGGGAGCCTCGGCCCGAAGATCACGTCGATCCAGGGCTTCCGCCCGGCGATTTCGCGGGAGGGGCCCGACATCCGCGCGAAGAGCATGATGGTCGCGTTTCGGTACGACAACGAAGCGGTCGGCGCGCTGTTCTACTCGCGCGAAGTGCCGTCGCTGCTGCGCGGGCTCAGGCTGTCGAAGCTGTTCGGCCGCAAGGGGATCATCACCTTCGAGTCGAACGGCGCGTTCATCCTCGTGCGCGGCGAGGGGTGGCCCAGGCTGCTGTTTCCCGGCTTCCGCGACATCCGCGGCTACCGCGCGATGTACCGCGACCTGGCGTCCGCCATCGCGGAGCGGCGCGCGCCGCAGATGAGCCTCGAGCGCGCGATCGAAGATCAACAACTGATGGACCAGGTATACGCCACTGTCGTCTGA